The genomic stretch ATCCGTCGGGACCGCTCCTCGTCAGGCCTGGCGCAGCAATCGACCTTGCAGTCAGTGCCGCTGTCGCAGGCGTGGGGGTGATTCACCTTTTCGAGGACATGCTGCGCCTGCATCTCGACAGCGGCGCCCTGGAGCCGATCCTGGAGCCGTGGTGGCAGCGCTTTTCGGGGCCGTTTCTTTACTATCCCGGCCGTCGTCATTTGCCCGCACCGCTGCGCGTATTTGTCGATTTCCTGAAGACGGGTGGTTAGGCGGGTACGGTGCCGACGGATGCCCACCAGAATGCGGGCATCCGTCGTTACGGGTCGCGTATCGCGAGTCCGATCAGAATGCGTGACGCATCCCCACCGTGACCGCCACTTGCGTGTTCGACGACGAAGGCGAGAGCGTGTTGATCATGGCATGCGAGAGCACGGAGTCCGCAGGTGCGCCGTGCACGTTCTGATAGACGCCTTCAAGATAGAAGTCGGTGCGCTTGCTGAGCGAATAATCGGCCTGAAGCATCCCCGTATTCCATCCCGGCGACGAGCCGTTATAGGCGCCATGCGTGTACGTATACGCGCCCGATACGCTCAACGCAGGCGTGAGCGCGTACTTTACGTTCGCTTCGTAGTTGTCGAGGCGCAGCGAGCCAGTCAGGCTTCCGGCGGAAGGGTCGTTTGCACCGAGGTAAGTGCCGGTTCCGAACGAAAAGACACCCGACGCGTTGTCCAGTTGCGTATGGCTCCAGACCAGGCCAACGGTAGCCGGCCCGAACGTGTAGTTACCGCCAAGCGACCAGATGCGCTGGCGTTGTGCAAGGAAGTTCGCGCTGGTGTCACCCGTGGTAACGGCACTCCCTGCGCCGCCTGCGTTGTTGAACTGCAGGTATCCGGCGGCAAGATTGACAGGCCCTTCCGTATAGGAAACGCCGAAGCCGTACGAGCGGTTGTTCGCGAAGCTGCCTGCCTTGTTGCTGAAGGCGTACATCGTTTCGAACGTAACGCCACGATATGTCGGGCTGGCGTACTTGACCATATTGTTGACAACGACCGAGTCCGCAGCAAGGTTGTCGTTTTCGAACGGATGCGCAGCCATGTTGCCGCCCCACGTGTTGGTCCCTGCCGTGAGCGGTCCGACGAGGTCGTTCATCACGTCAAACTGGCGGCCGAACGTCAAGGTGCCGTAGGGATCGCTCTGCAAACCGACCCACGCCTGAGAGCCGAAACCGTCGCCGGAGAAGGCCTGCGCGCCGTTATTCAGCAGGAATCCCTGCTCCAGTTTGAAGACCGCATGCAAGCCGCCACCGAGATCCTCCGTGCCTTTGAGGCCGAAGACCGTGTTTTGCGTCGAGCTGGTCACTTCCTGCCAGTTGCTATGGCCGCCTTGATTGTTCGTGTAGATCAATCCCGCATCGATAAGACCATAGAGAGTCACGCTGCTTTGCGCATGCGCCGACATAGCAAAGGCGCCGGAAAGCGCGACCACGAGTAAAGATTTTTTCATACCTGTTGGCTCCGTGATTTAGCGGTGATGGTGTAATCAGTTGTGTGTGTTCGATACTTACTGGCGAGCGTGTTGAGCGCCAACAAGTTCTACCAATGGACGGGCAACGCATTCGCACGCTGGTGCTACGCGAATTGCGGAAACATTCGATATCGCTTGCTGATTATTGCGTGTAGTGCATTCCAATGACTTACGAATGGCGCGTACTGACTACAGTATGGTTTTCAATCAGGTTACGCAGGCGCGTCTTGCGAGCGCTGCCGGAAACGAACAGTGCGATGATATGGCTTCGAAAATAAATAGCGCGTCAAAAATAAAATGACGTGTTGCCAAAAGAACACGAGTGGCCTACGTCGGCAACGTTGTAGTGAAACTCGAATGGCACGTTCAGGCGACGTGCCGCATCAAGAGTCAACGGCTCACCCTCCTACCGCCACGCTTGCGTCAACGCCTCCCACACTTGCGAGGATTCTTGCTCGCGGGTTACGCGATACGTGTTCCACGATCAGCAATTGCGGCGATAATGGGGCAGCAACTTCACCCCGATGCACCCAATATGACCGAAACACACGTTAGCCCGCTGCGCAAATTTGCCGATTTCGTTCGCGAGCAACGGACGCGCCTGACCGCGCAATGGATGAAAGCGGTGTTCGGCGATGTCGACCTCGTCGAAGCGGACAAGCTCACCTATCAGCAGCTCGCCGATCACCTGCCGGACATTCTCGAAGGACTGTGCCTTGCGCTCGACGTCGAAGATCTCGAACGCGTCGAGCCGGCCATCGAACGCAATGCGAGAAAACACGGCATGGTCCGCTGGCGCCAGGGCTACCGGATCGAGGAACTCGTGCGCGAGCTCGACCTGTTTCATCAGCTGCTCGCCGACGCGCTGGAAGAATTCGCCGGCCAGGACAGCACGTTCACGCGCCGTCACGAAGGCCGGGCGCGGCGCCTGATCGCCGAAACACTCAGCATGGTGACGTTCACGTCGATCAAGGAGGCGGTCAGCGAACGGGACCGCAAGATCGATGAGTACACCGGCAGGCTCGAGCGCGCCAATCACGAGTTGACGCTCAAGCAGCGGCTGGTCGGCGATCTTTACGAGTCACGCATGCAGATCACCCGCAGCGTGGTCCACGATCTGCGCAATTTTCTGAACGCGTTTTCGATTGCGTTGCAATTGATCGGACGAGCGCCTTCAAAGGCCGATATGGCGTTGACGCTGGCCAACCGGCAGGCCTCGGACATGAAACAACTCGTCGACCAGATGGTCGAGTACTCGGTCGTGCTCGGCGACGACGCTCCGCTCGCCCGCGACCGGGTCGAGCTGCGTGAGCTTTACGATGAACTCGTTGACTCCTCGCGTCCGGCAATCGAGGCCAAAGGACTGAAGTTGCGTGCAGCGTTCGATCCGGCGCTATCCGTGGTTACGTCCAATCGTCTCAAACTTAAGCAGATTGCCGTCAATCTGCTCTCCAACGCGACAAAGTACACGAAGTCCGGCGAGATCGAACTTGCCTTCGCAACGGCCGGCGCGGACCACTGGCTGATTCGCGTATCGGATACTGGCGTGGGCATTGCGCCTTCGGATGCGGACCGGGTGTTCGACGAATTCGAACGCGCTGCGGGCGAAGGTATTCCCGGCACGGGCCTCGGTCTCGCGATCGTCAAGGAGCTTTGCCACGTGTTGAACGGTCAGATCGATTTCGTGTCACGCGAAGGCGTGGGGACCACGTTCGAAATCCGGTTCCCGCTGGTGCTGGCTGAAACCGAATAAACGGAACGCTTGCTGCGGCTCGGGTCGTTTGACAAGCGCGAATGGCCACTCCGGCCAATCGCGCGTCTACCCCGCCTGGGCGTTTCTGCCGGCCGGCAAACATCCGCTCATTGCGCCGCCGCGGTCGCTCAGCCCCCGCACCACGACCTCGGACGATTTGCCATCACGTCTCGCCAATTCGGCGAGGTCGAGCAACGCCGCGTATTTCGCCGAACAGTCCTGCTGGGGTTCGATCGTTCGGCGCACGGCATGCGTTTCAGTGTTTGTGACGCCCTCACCCACTGCAATCGCCACACCTGCAGCAACGATCATCGTTGCCAACGCAACTACCTTGCAGCACGTCCGCGTGCGGATCGCGTTGAAACGTGACCGGACCGCCTGCGCACGTCCCTGCCGGCGACGAGGCCGACCAATGTGCCCGGCCTCGTCGCCGGCTCTCACTTGCGTGTTTTCACTCATGACCAGTGCGCCGGCACCCAGACATTGCCCACCCAGTGCCCCGGCACCCACACCACTGGGCGCGGCGCAGGCGCCACATAGACAACGCGCGGTGCGACATACACAGCAGGCGGCGGGGGTGGCGGCGGAACGTAGACAACTGGAGGCGGCGGAACGTACACCGCCGGCGGCGGTGCGACAACAACCGGAGGCGGCGGCACATACGCAACCGGCGGCGGTACGACGACAACCGGCTTCGGTGCAACCACGACCGTCGTGCCGCCCGTCGTGACGACGCCGGTGGTCGTAACCGTTCCGCTTGTCGTCACCGTGTTGCCGTGTGTCCCCGTCGTGCTCGTCGACGTCGTCACGACACCTGGTGCAACACGCGTGGCCGTACCGGAGTGATTGACGGTGCCACCGTCAGACCCCGTCACCGTGCCCGAACGTGAACACGAAGCCCCCGCACAGCTGGTCGATGCAGAATGGTTGACCGTGTTGCCGTTCGAGCCCGTGATCGACCCGGACGACGAATACTGGCCAGGCGCGGTTTTGGTCACATCGCCTGAGGTGGTGGCGGTTTTGCCGTCCGGTCCGGTGAGGGTGCCGGTATGCGAGCAGGTGCCACCCGCGCAATTGGTGTCGCCGGCGTGCTGGACCTGGTTGCCGTAGCGTCCCGTCGCCGTGCCTGAATTCGAGAACTGCCCGGGGGCATTGCGGGTCACCGTGCCGGTGTTGGTCGCCACGCCACCGTAGGGGCCGGCCACGCCGCCAGCATGCGAACAACTGCCGCCGCCACACGAGCCGTAACGCGCGCCGTTGTAGGTGCCACGGGAGGTGTACGCGGTGCCGTGCTGCGACCAGGCGAAAGCTGAAGCGCTGCCGAGCGAGAGTACGGTGACGGTTGCGGTAAGCGCGAGCTTGCGCAGCGCGCGGCGCACGGACGCGGAGGGCGTCATGGAGGCAGCTGAAGCGGCGGAGGCGGAGGCGGAGGCGGAGGCGGCGGTGGCGGTGGCGGTGGCTGGGACGACGAACGAACAGTTCTTCACGATATGTCCTTCTTGATTTCGGGCCACTTCTGCGCACTGCGGCGTGGCGACAAACGGACTATAGAGGGACGCCTTCCATTAATCAGCAGCGAAGATATGTCACCCTGTTTCACCGCGACAGAGGTCCGCTGGACAAGGGTTTGCGAACGTTTCGAACGGGCCGTGACATAGGTCGACATACATTGCCACAGGCTGGGCCCCTCCCCGGCCGCGCGAAGGGTCAAACGCGACAGCGAACCAGGTTTGACACCACCGCGACACTTTTCCGAAATACTCATGTCGTACGGTTCGATGAACGCAACGGCGAAAGCCGCTTACCTGTCACCCCGCTTACTCTTCCTTCAAGAGGCGCTCATGTCGACAAAACGCGAGTCGAAATCCAAAGCCAGGACGAAAGAAAGCACGGCGAAAGCAGAAGACAAACGAAAGCCGGCCAGCAAGGCCGCCGCATCCGGCAAAAGGGCCACTGCGCTCGCCAGCGGCTCAAACCAGCCTGCCGGGACTGCCACCCCGACAGCGCTCAGTCCGCGGATGCTGGACAAGCCCGTGTTCGCACAACCTCAGCCGACCGCGGACCCCACAGTGTTTCGTGTGCCCCATCCATCGGACGATGCGGCCTATCAGGAAATCGACAAGCTCAATGCGGAGCACAAACTGTTTCCGTTGCCGTTTCCCGCGCCGAGGGGCGGCGCGGAGCCCCAGTTCACCCTGGCCGATGTCATGGGCGGCAACGCAACCGCCATCGACAGACTCACAGCCGCCGGACAACTGGTATTTCACGCGCTAGGCGATTGCGGCAATACGAAAGGCCCGGCGACCCAAAACGAAGTGGCCGACAAATTGACCGCCGACTTCAACGAAGCCAACGCCGCCGAAGTGCCGCAGTTCGCGTTGTTGCTCGGCGATGTCGTCTATAGCTTTGGCGAGGGCCAGTACTATTACGATCAGTTTTACGAACCGTATCGAGACTATCCGGCGCCGATCCTCGCCTGCGCCGGCAATCACGACGGAATGGTTTCGCCGGAAGCGCACGCCGCGAGTCTCGCCGCGTTCCTGCGAAATTTTTGCGCGGAGACCTTCGCCGTGACGCCCGAAGCGGGCGGATTGTCGCGCACCGCGCAAATCCAGCCGGGCGTGTCCTTCACGTTCGATGCGCCGTTCGTGCGCGTACTGGTGATTTACAGCAATACGCTCGAAGATCCCGGTGTGATTTCAGACCCGAAGATCGGGAGTACTCAGCTCGACTTTCTCGACGCCGCGCTCAAGCGCGTCAAAGCCGAGAAGTTCACCGGCGCACTGCTGATCGCGGATCATCATCCGCCGTACAGCGCGGGCGGACACGGATCGAGCGTCGATATGCTGGCGCAGATCGACAAAGTCTGCGAAGCCAACGACGTCTGGCCGCATGCGTTTCTTTCCGGCCATGCCCACAACTATCAGCGCTTCACGCGCACGCGAAATGCGGACGGCACGCAGATTCCCTACCTCGTCTGCGGCAACGGCGGACACGGTTTGATCAAGCTCGCCGCACAGGGAGCACCTGCCATCCGCGCGCCGCAAATCATGCAGGCAGCGTCGGCCACCGCCGATCAGGTCGTGCTGGAAAACTACGATGACACCAACTACGGCTATCTGCGCATAGTCGTCACCGCCGCGCAGTTACGTATCGAGTATCACTCGGCGTCCGACGGCCTCAACACGAAAGCGCCGAACGATTACGTGACGGTCAACCTCGCCGAGCGCAAAATGGCTCATTTCGTTGCGGCGGACATGGGGCACCCGATGGCGGCGAGAGCGGTGCGTGCTTTGGTACACCGCTAGCGGCGGGACTTCGCGATTAAAAACCCAACAATGCATGCCACGATCGGCAGGCATTTGGACGCATGTGCACGTTAGCAGTCTGTATCTGCAAAACAGGACCCAAAGGCCCCGCCGGTAACGGCAGGGGCCTGGCCTTTGGTTTTGTGGGTGCCGCCGTCCACCGGCTCGAGGCGTCTGCTGATCAGCCAAGCCAGCTCCGAGGCGCCCGGCATGCCGTGTTGCGCAGCTGCTTGATGTGGCTTAAATGCGGATTGCTCAAGCACGGACTGCTGAAACGCGGGCTGCCTGAACGCGTGCCTCATACCGGCGCGGCATGGACTGCGCCAATTATTGCGGTGTCACCTGCACGGCCGCTGCCGAAACGAATACCGCGTGGATCGTATCGCCGACCTTGACGCCCTTCAGATCCACGTCCGGTCCGACTGCGAGCGTTTGCGTCTGATACGCACCGCGCAGCGTGACGAGGCGCTTCTTGTGATCGATCTTCTGCACGGTGGCGAGCACTTCGATCTGACGCGCGGATTCAAAGCCACCCGAAGCCGGGGCATACACCTGCGTATCGACACGTTCACGAATGCCCTTGTCTGCGCCGGTGACCTTGTCGGCCTTCACCAGCAACGCATTCTTGTACAGCACGTCCACCCGATCGCCGACCTTGAGTTGATCGAAGCTGGCCACCTGCTGGCTCACCAGCACGACCACCGCATTGCCGCCCGGCCCTTTGAGCGTGAGCGTGCGGCTGCCCGGATCGATACCGACGATCTGCGCCTTCACATGCACCGGCTGCACCGAACTGACGATGCCTTGCGCGGCACTGGCCATTGCATCTTGCGCCCACGCCGGTTGCGCCGCGGCGAAAGCCGCTACCATCAACGCTGCTCCAATCGTCGCTGCCTTCATTTACGCTCTCCTCGAGAAATTGTTCGATCTGGCGTTACGGCGATCTGAAACCGCAGAATGCCGATTAACGCCACGAATGCATACAGCTTCAGGGTGACCATTACTAAATGGGTACGGCGCAACGATTGTACATGCCTTACAAGAAGCTACGATTGTTTATATTGCGATTTTAAAATCAGTGGGCGGCATGATGCAAAATGCCGCCACACGGCGTCGCAGCGGCATCTTGCCGGTTGACAACACTGCTTTAATCTTGCGGACCATCCATATAAAGCGACAATATTTTATATGCATACAGCATTAAACTCATACTGCATGACTGCCAGACGGCTCATTATTATTTTTATCGACGGCATTCGCCGCGATGCAATCAAAAGCCGTCATTAGCATGGATTGAACATCAATTGAATAGCCGGTTAATCCATGCGCGGCACCAAATAAAACAGCCCCGTCGCCTGAGCGAAGGGGCTGTTCATGATACGGCCAGAGGAGCGCCAGGCGCGTCGCCTCAACGCTAACGACGCTGCAGCGCTTCCCTGCCCAGGCTCCAGACCATTACACGCGTTCAATAGCGATCGCGATGCCTTGGCCGACGCCGATACACATCGTGCACAGTGCAAAACGGCCTTGCGTGCGGTGCAGTTGATACATCGCGGTCGTGACCAGACGCGCGCCGCTCATGCCGAGCGGGTGGCCGAGCGCGATGGCGCCGCCGTTCGGATTCACGCGTGCGTCGTCATCCGCGACGCCGAGCGTGCGCAGCACGGCAAGACCTTGCGAGGCGAATGCTTCGTTCAATTCGATCACGTCGAACTGGTCGATGGTCATGTTCAGGCGAGCCAGCAACTTCTGCGTGGCGGCCACCGGGCCGATGCCCATCACGCGCGGTGCAACACCTGCCGTTGCGATACCCAGCACGCGTGCACGCGGCGTGAGGCCGAAGCGTTTCGCGGTTGCTTCGTTGGCGAGCAGCAAAGCCACTGCGCCGTCGTTCACGCCCGATGCGTTGCCTGCCGTGACCGTGCCGTCCGGGCGCACCACGCCCTTCAGTTTGGCCAGCGCTTCAAGGCTGGTTTCGCGCGGGTGTTCGTCTTGCAACACGGTGATCGGATCGCCCTTCTTCTGCGCGATCGTCACGCCGACGATTTCCTGCGCGAGCGTGCCATCGCGTTGCGCGCGTGCAGCTTTCTGCTGACTGCGCAGCGCAAACGCGTCCTGATCGGCACGGCTGATCTTGTAGTCGGTTGCGACGTTTTCGCCGGTCTCGGGCATCGAATCGACGCCGTACATCTGCTTCATCAACGGGTTCACGAAACGCCAGCCGATCGTCGTGTCGAACATATCGGCCTGGCGCGAAAACGCGCTGGTCGCCTTGCCCATCACGAACGGCGCACGGCTCATGCTTTCGACTCCGCCCGCCACCATCAACGCGGCCTCGCCCGACTTGATCGCGCGCGCGGCGATGCCGACGGCGTCCATGCCCGAGCCGCACAGGCGGTTCACCGTGGAGCCCGGCACGCCTTGCGGCAAACCGGCCAGCAGCAGCGACATGCGCGCCACATTGCGGTTGTCTTCACCGGCCTGGTTCGCGCAGCCGTAGATCACGTCGTCGATCGCGTTCCAGTCGACGTCTTTATTGCGCTCCATCAGCGCTTTGAGCGGCACGGCGCCCAGATCGTCGGCGCGCACCGACGACAGCGAACCCGCATAGCGGCCGATCGGGGTGCGAATCGCGTCGCACAGGAATGCTTCGGTCATGTGATGTCTCCAGTTGGTGTGCTACGTGCGCTGCGCGGCTAGCGGATATCCGCTAGCCGCGCGGGCCGCTTGCAGCCTGGCGCGAGCCGGCTGCTCCACAGCATCGACCCGGCTAGTGCAATGGGAAACGGCCGCATAGCAGCCGTTACTTCAGATCAGCTTAGCGCAGGATGGTGAGCGAGGGGCCTGAAATTGCGGCCATTTGTTCTATATACGAACATGCGGTCATGTATCGAACAACTAGGCTCAATAATAGGCGCGCGCCCGAAACCATGTCAAGCAAAGCCCGTCCCGAATCAGGGAATACGCGCAGGCTGGCGGCCTTGTTGCAATGGCTATGCAAAGGGTCTGAAGATTGACGCGCTCGTGCCGGCAAACGTGCTTCCGCGCCTGCCGGCATGAGGCTTTGGAGCGTTCTGCTGTGCTCGGTGTCCTTGAAACACCAGCCCCGACCTGCGCGCAATCAGCTGATCGGAATCTGTTCGTCGGCGATATAGCCCCGAATCACATCGGCGAAGCTGCGGTCGCCGCTCAGCCCGAGCCGTTCGGCACGCGCGGAATCCCACTGCCCCGGCCAACTGCCGACAATCTTCTCCACCCGCGCATCCGGCGCCCATACGATTCGCTTCACGGCCTCTTCGCCCGCCACCTCGCGCAACGCCGCCACCATCTCGTCGACGCTCACCGAAATCCCCGGCAGATTCAGCACGCGGCTGTCGCCGAAATCGCTTCCGTGCACCACGTCGAGCAGCACCAGTTCGGTAATCGCTTGCGGCTTGCCATGCTCGTCCTTCACGGCACCGCGTGCCAATAGTTCGCGCGCGAGACGCTGGCCGAGAAAACCCGCACCGCCGGTAACCAGTACTTTCATGATGTGCTTTGTCCTTGCTTTGCCCTTATTGGCCGGTGGCGTTCAGATACGGTTTGAGCCAGCCGAGCCCTGCCGATGTGCCGGCTCGCGGCCGGTATTCGCAACCGATGTAGCCGTCATAGCCCAGCGTGTCGATCAGCTCGAACAGGTACGGATAATTCAGCTCGCCGATATCGGGCTCGTGGCGTTCCGGCACACCCGCAACCTGAATGTGGCCGATGCCTGCCATATCGCGTTTGAGCTTCACTGCCAGATCGCCTTCGACGATCTGGCAGTGATAGCAGTCGAACTGCACCTTGAGATTCGGCGCGCCCACTTCCGCGCAAATCGCCTGCGCGTCGTCCTGGCGGTTCAGAAAGAAGCCCGGCATATCGCGCGTATTGATCGGCTCGATCACGACGGTGAGGCCCTCCTCTTGCGCGGCCTTGGCGGCATAGGCGAG from Paraburkholderia phytofirmans OLGA172 encodes the following:
- a CDS encoding porin, whose translation is MKKSLLVVALSGAFAMSAHAQSSVTLYGLIDAGLIYTNNQGGHSNWQEVTSSTQNTVFGLKGTEDLGGGLHAVFKLEQGFLLNNGAQAFSGDGFGSQAWVGLQSDPYGTLTFGRQFDVMNDLVGPLTAGTNTWGGNMAAHPFENDNLAADSVVVNNMVKYASPTYRGVTFETMYAFSNKAGSFANNRSYGFGVSYTEGPVNLAAGYLQFNNAGGAGSAVTTGDTSANFLAQRQRIWSLGGNYTFGPATVGLVWSHTQLDNASGVFSFGTGTYLGANDPSAGSLTGSLRLDNYEANVKYALTPALSVSGAYTYTHGAYNGSSPGWNTGMLQADYSLSKRTDFYLEGVYQNVHGAPADSVLSHAMINTLSPSSSNTQVAVTVGMRHAF
- a CDS encoding sensor histidine kinase, which codes for MTETHVSPLRKFADFVREQRTRLTAQWMKAVFGDVDLVEADKLTYQQLADHLPDILEGLCLALDVEDLERVEPAIERNARKHGMVRWRQGYRIEELVRELDLFHQLLADALEEFAGQDSTFTRRHEGRARRLIAETLSMVTFTSIKEAVSERDRKIDEYTGRLERANHELTLKQRLVGDLYESRMQITRSVVHDLRNFLNAFSIALQLIGRAPSKADMALTLANRQASDMKQLVDQMVEYSVVLGDDAPLARDRVELRELYDELVDSSRPAIEAKGLKLRAAFDPALSVVTSNRLKLKQIAVNLLSNATKYTKSGEIELAFATAGADHWLIRVSDTGVGIAPSDADRVFDEFERAAGEGIPGTGLGLAIVKELCHVLNGQIDFVSREGVGTTFEIRFPLVLAETE
- a CDS encoding metallophosphoesterase family protein, which encodes MFAQPQPTADPTVFRVPHPSDDAAYQEIDKLNAEHKLFPLPFPAPRGGAEPQFTLADVMGGNATAIDRLTAAGQLVFHALGDCGNTKGPATQNEVADKLTADFNEANAAEVPQFALLLGDVVYSFGEGQYYYDQFYEPYRDYPAPILACAGNHDGMVSPEAHAASLAAFLRNFCAETFAVTPEAGGLSRTAQIQPGVSFTFDAPFVRVLVIYSNTLEDPGVISDPKIGSTQLDFLDAALKRVKAEKFTGALLIADHHPPYSAGGHGSSVDMLAQIDKVCEANDVWPHAFLSGHAHNYQRFTRTRNADGTQIPYLVCGNGGHGLIKLAAQGAPAIRAPQIMQAASATADQVVLENYDDTNYGYLRIVVTAAQLRIEYHSASDGLNTKAPNDYVTVNLAERKMAHFVAADMGHPMAARAVRALVHR
- the pcaF gene encoding 3-oxoadipyl-CoA thiolase translates to MTEAFLCDAIRTPIGRYAGSLSSVRADDLGAVPLKALMERNKDVDWNAIDDVIYGCANQAGEDNRNVARMSLLLAGLPQGVPGSTVNRLCGSGMDAVGIAARAIKSGEAALMVAGGVESMSRAPFVMGKATSAFSRQADMFDTTIGWRFVNPLMKQMYGVDSMPETGENVATDYKISRADQDAFALRSQQKAARAQRDGTLAQEIVGVTIAQKKGDPITVLQDEHPRETSLEALAKLKGVVRPDGTVTAGNASGVNDGAVALLLANEATAKRFGLTPRARVLGIATAGVAPRVMGIGPVAATQKLLARLNMTIDQFDVIELNEAFASQGLAVLRTLGVADDDARVNPNGGAIALGHPLGMSGARLVTTAMYQLHRTQGRFALCTMCIGVGQGIAIAIERV
- the otnI gene encoding 2-oxo-tetronate isomerase, coding for MPRFAANLTMMYNEHAFLDRFAAAAKDGFKAVEFLFPYDFPAADIKARLDDNALTQALYNALTQALYNAPPGDWAAGERGIASLPGREDEFRRSIETALDYTRVLGNRKLHVMAGLIGADQPRAKHREVYLKNLAYAAKAAQEEGLTVVIEPINTRDMPGFFLNRQDDAQAICAEVGAPNLKVQFDCYHCQIVEGDLAVKLKRDMAGIGHIQVAGVPERHEPDIGELNYPYLFELIDTLGYDGYIGCEYRPRAGTSAGLGWLKPYLNATGQ